Part of the Virgibacillus natechei genome is shown below.
ATCTTCTACCCATACACCCTCTGCGTTAGCTATAACAACTGGTAGTGGGTGGTAATTTCTCGCACCGTATTCCTGTGTTTGATCAATAATTGCTTGACTAGAATCCGACATAATATCCCTCCGATTTAAATGCAATCCTTATTTAGTATAACAGTTTTTCAAGTTTAATACCCCCTATAAGTTCAAATAACTTTCATATGAAAATTAAATCATGGTATGATAGACAAAGTATGAAATTCCATAATGAAATACTACTATGTTCATATTAATTTTAAAATGAGGAGGAGTACATATGAATACGCATTTGCATGTGACTTCATGGGTTCTTGCGTTTATTTTGTTTGCTGTAGCTTATGTATTACATAAACAAGGTAAAGCTAAAGGTGCAAAGATCGTCCACATGGTCTTACGATTAATTTATTTGTTAATTTTATTTTCAGGCGTAGACTTATTGTTTAATTACTTTACTGGCGGTGGCATGATAGGTGAAGCCGTCTTTAAAGGAATTGCAGGTATTTGGGCAGTTCTCGCCATGGAAATGATCTTAGTAAAAATGACAAGACGTGAATCTACGAAAATTTGGTGGATTCAAGCCATAATTGCGATAGTAATCACAATAGCATTAGGTTTTGGGCGATTGCCAGGTGGGTTTTTACCTTAAAAAAACCAGTGAATATGAACAGGGGTGCCTCCAATTAAAGAGGCATCCCTTTTCTTTAGCAGCTAGGGAGGTTTAAAGCTTTCCTAGCTGCATAAGTGCGGGCTAAGGTGAAATTATGAAGTATTTTCAACAATATGGGAGTTTTCATTGACTATTTTTAGGATAGGTTAATAATAGAATAAGGATGATTATAATGATGTGGAGGAAGGTTTTATATGAAAAGAATGGCATTTATGCTTATTATTATCGGATTTTTTCTTTATAATGTGACGTCTATCGATTCATCAGCACAAGAGGATCGACAATTAGAGGAAGAGATTATTTATAATATAGTAGTGGACCGCTTTAATAATGGCGACTTTGAGCGAAATGAACAGGTCAGAATCGATGATCCTTATGCTTATCATGGCGGAGATTTACAAGGGATCATAAACAGGTTGGATGATATTCAGGAACTAGGCGTGACAACCATATCGCTCTCACCAATTATGGAAAATGCCCTTGATGGATATCATGGTTACTGGATTGAAGACTTTTACAGTGTCGAGGAACAATTTGGTGAGATGGAAGATTTCCATGAATTAATAGATGAAGCACATAAAAGAGATATGAAGGTTGTAATGGAGTTTGTCACAAATTATGTTGGATCAAGTCATTCGATTGTTGACGACCCAGAAAGAGAGGACTGGATACAAGAGGGGAATGATGTAACAGCAGACTGGGCAGATAATGTGGCTGTATTGAATCAGGATAACCCTGAAGTAGAAGCCTTTTTAATGGATGTGGCGAGGTTTTGGATGGAAGAAACTGATATTGATGGATTTGAACTTCATGCAGTTGATCAATCGTCCTTTAGCTTTTTAGAGAGCTTTACAGCACAAATAAAAGAAATAGATGAAAATTTTTATTTGTTGGGTGATATTTTAGATACGGATCAAGCTTCTGAACAATTAAAAGAAATTACCGAAATCGATATGATTGAAAATCAGGATCTTTTTGAGTCGATGACTGAAGTATTTGCCGAAGAAGGAAACCCTGTTTCTGCCATTTATGAAACGTGGGAAGAAAGTGGGAGTTATTCCGATTTATTGTATGTAGATAGCAAGGATACAAAGCGCTTTTCCCAGATGTTTGCAGAGAATGGCCGTAATGATTTGACGACATGGAGTTTAGCATTAACATATATGTACACAACACCTGGTGTCCCTGTGATTTTCCAAGGATCTGAAATGCCAATGTACGGAACAGATACTGCAGAAGTACAACAACTTGTTCAATTTAACGCAGGTAGCGATGAACTTAATGAGTTCCATTCACGTATTTCGTCCCTCAGAACTCAATTTCCTGCTTTAAAATATGGTGATTTTGAACAAGTTGGAACTAGTGGAGCCATGAGTGTGTTTAAACGAACATATGAAGATGAGGAAATCTATATAGCGATCAATAATGATACGGTATTACAGGCAGTGTCTGTTAGTGATATCGAATCAGGGACGAGACTTCGTGGTCACCTTGGGGATAACATTGTACTGGAAGAAGATAATGGTGAACATAAAATAGGTCTTGATAGAGAAACAGCAGAAGTATTTGTTGTAGAAACGGATACAGGTCTTAACTGGATGTTTATAGGTTTTATTGGTGTTGTATTCCTTTTATTCATAGGAGGGGTTATCTATTTAACACGCAAACAAAAGAGAAGCGAATAATTTCGCTTCTCTTTTGTACGTTAAACGGAAACAAGCATGTACGTCATAACCCCCCACTTTCCTATATCAAGCATATTCATGTGCTGATATTGCGCCTTTTTCACGTAGGCAGTGGTAGATCCTTTGGTAATAATTAATGTTAATATCACCAGTAATATATTTGTTCTGATAAAAATCCAGTAAGTCGTTTGTTGTCTTAGGTGATCGTTTTTTTTCTTGTTCGTATGCGTCCATTATTTCATTCATTAGCATGCTAATCCCCCTCAAAATAGTCTTCGTACAACCTTTTTAAGAAATATATGATAGTGCGCTCCTCATTATACCTATTATTTATTTTTAGAGGGTGGTTATGTTTGATAGACAAGGTAATTAGATGGAGAATGATGGTAGAATGGAATAAAGTGTTTAGTTTATATCAATTAAAGGAAGCATATACATATTCCTCGCTCGTATATAGAATTGTGAATTTTTGTTCGCAGATAGGAAAGTAAATGATGGATCCGCGAAGCGGAGCCATGTTGGTTTCCTATCTGCTAGGAAAAAACGTGAATCAGTATTGGTTACTTATTTATTAGGTTTATTAAGGAAAAAAAGTGCGATTGTTCCAGGACCTGCATGGGCACCGATGACCGATCCTACCATTTCAATAACGACTTCCTTGGGATTGAACTTTTCTTTGATCATTTCGGCTAATTGTTCAGCTCTTTCGACGTCATCACCATGGCTAATACCAATGGTTTGATTTTGGAAGTCAGTACCTCGGTCTTGCATGATTTCAAGCATTCTAGGAAATAGTTTTTTTGATCCTCTAACTTTTTCAAGTGGAACTAGTTTTCCATTCTCGACATGGAGGATCGGTTTGATTTTTAATAGTGTACCAACGAATGCTGCCGTTTTACTTACACGTCCGCCACGGAGCAGATATTCTAAATCATCCACGGTGAAAATATGTTCCATATGTTCTGCTTGATAGGTTGCTGCTTCGATAATTTCATCGGTGCTAGCACCATTTTTGGCTAGCTTGGCAACATGTAGAACGACTAAACCATAGCCAATGGAGGCGCATTTTGAGTCGATTACATGTAAGGGTGCATCAGGAAATTCATCTTTAACTTCAGTCTCCATTAATTTTGCCGTTTGATAGGTGCCAGATAATTCAGATGAGAAAGCTACGTATACTAATGGTTGATTTTCTTGAGCATAGGATGTAAAAATAGCTTTAAAGGTTTCTGGAGATACTTGTGATGTTTTTGTGCCTTTTCCTTCCCTCATCGCATCATAAACCGTTTTTGGATTAATATCTATTACATCTTTATATTCTTTTTCATTCAAATGAACAGTTAAAGGTACCATTTCGATGTCATATTCGTTATAATGATCCTTTGATAAATCACTTGCAGAGTCAGCTAGAATTTTAGTATTCATTTTTTCACCTACATTCATAATTTTATTCGTATTTCTTTTAGTTTAAAGCTATGGGCTAGGATAGTCAAAGTATATTTAATCAATTTTAATAATAGTATAAAATACTTTGATTAATTAATAATATTTACATATAGAACAAGGAGGACCCTATGTTTATTTTTGAGTCAAAACGGATTGCGATTGTTATATTTGGCGCCATATTGAATGCCATGTCACTCAATTTCTTTCTAATCGGTGCTAACGTATACGCTAGTGGTTTTACAGGGGCAGCCCAGCTAACAGCTAGTGTATTTAATGATTTCTTAGGAATAGGGATTACAACAGGTATACTATTGTTTCTATTTAACGTTCCTGTACTTTTACTAGGCTGGTTCAAGGTAGGAAAAGGTTTTACTGTTTATAGTCTTATTTCTGTTCTCTTTACCACTTTAGCATTGGAGTTCATTCCAATAATTGCATTTTCAGAGGATATTATTTTAAATGCAGTTTTTGGTGGTGTACTTGCTGGTGCTGGTGTTGGACTCACCTTAAAATTAGGTGCATCAACTGGTGGTATGGATATTGTTGCCATGCTATTATCCAGAATGAAAGACAAACCAATTGGAAATTATTTTTTAATGTTAAATGCTGTTATCATAGCTTTTGCTGGGATGTTTTATGAGCCAGAAAATGCGCTTTATACATTATTAACGTTATACGTAACAACACGTGTTATCGATGCACTTCATACAAGACATGATAAACTTACTGCAATGATCGTTACACATAAAGCAGTGGAATTGCAGCATGAAATTCATAAGACCATGGTTCGAGGTATCACCATTTTACCTGCAAAAGGTGCTTATACGAATACAGATCAAAACATGTTGTATCTTGTCATAACCCGTTATGAATTATATGACCTGGAACGTATTATTGGTGAAGTTGATCCAAAAGCTTTTACAAACATTGTTCAAACAACTGGTATATTTGGCGTCTTTCGAAAAGATTAAAAAAAGTAAGTTTAAATGAAAAAAGAAAGAGGCCAGACTGGATATGCTCAGCTTGGCCTCTTCTTGTTTCTTATTTTATAATCAGGCAAGTTGCGAGCCTGAAGTTATGTACTTAATACCCGTGCTTATCCATAACTTCTGTAACTTTAGGTGATACATTGTCCCATTCAGCGTCAAATTGCTTATTTATTGTAATGAAATTCTGGTAGCCAAAAACGTTGTCGACACCGTCAAGCTGCATCAATTCATTCATGATTTCATGCTCACTAGTGTCTCCAGGCATAACAGAAATGCTGTTTGTACCTTCGAAAATCAATTTATCAGATGTGAACTTTAATGCATTTGGATTTGGGGTAGCTTCAACATGAACTGCCATAATGTAAACCTCCTCATATAAGTATCATCCTTATAATATCAGAAATGCATAAAAGAAAAAAGGAATTATGTATATAATTGAACTACCCTCATATTAAAGTATGAGGGTAGTTCATTTGCTTTAAGGTAAATCCTCTTCATCACAAGAATGAATTGGTAATTACTATAGCAAAAGAAAAGGTTAGCTTAACTGATTTTGTTGCTTCAGTTGTTGCTCCAGTTGTTGTAATTTTTGTTGTTCTTCGGGAGTTGCACCATCGTAAGCAGATTGAATTGCATTTTGAGCAGCTTGCTTATCTTGTTGGTTAGTATTTTCATTACCATTTCGAAATGCATTCACAGCGTCTTTTGCTTGTTGAAATAGGTTATTTGCCAACTAAAACCCTCCTACAGTATGATTGTCGGCTTCCTCACGTTTTCGCTCTTTATCCGAGAAACGAGATCTGTAAGGAAATCGTTCGTCATGTTTTTTTACAGAATCAGCGCTTTGTTGACTAAATCGTTTTGACTTACTCTGTTTTCCCATGATGATTCCCTCCTTGGAAAAGGCAACACAGTATGCTACATTGCAATGTGTCGTTTTCTGTACTGGAAGTTCAACAAAAAAGTGAACGTTTATAACGTTCACAAGTAGTATGGTTTTTATCGTGTAATTTTATAGATGGTAATATACGGATTAAAACGTATTATAGCTTTAAATACTCTTTCAGAAAAATGCCGATTCCATCTTGTTCATTTGTATCTGTAACATGTTTAGCAATGGATTGTAACTCGTCAATGGCATTGCCCATGGCTACACCAACACCGGCATATTCAATCATTTCCAGGTCATTGTCTTCATCGCCAAATGCAATAATTCTTTCTGCTGGGATATCATAGTAGTAAGCGACTTTTTGCAATCCAACTGCTTTATTCATGCCTTTTTTTACAATTTCAATGATGTTCCATGGTGCGCCCCATTTTCGGTGTTCGATAAGTTCAGCGTGGTAATCATTCAGATGCCTTCTTAACTGATGGATGTGATCCTCTTTTGGATGAATGAGTAAAGAAGTAGGATCTTCCTGTAAATTATGTTTTATATTGCCAATTGTAAACGGTGGATCATTTTGGGTTTCTTGAAAGATCTGAATAATTTTTTCATCGTATTGATCGAGATAAACATCATCCATTACTTCTGCCAACATGTTATGAACATTCAAGTCGAAACAAGCATCAATAATCTTGTGCGCGGTGCGCATAGGCATTGGATTATGAAGGGCATCCCATTTTTGATCGGTCGGGTGATGGAGTAGCGCCCCGTTAAAATTAACCATTGGTGTATTAAGCCCAAGATTATGGTAATAATTAATGCTGGCGCGATGTGGTCTTCCAGTTGCTATAACAATAATATGTCCTTCTTCCGCAGCTTTTAGTACGATTTGTTTTGTATAAGAACTAATCTCTTTATTATCTGTTAAAAGCGTTCCATCTAGATCTAATGCAATTAAATGTTTTTTCATTAAATTCACCTCGTATCTCAACAGTTTATAAGGGAAGTTCAGATATGTAAAGCAATGTATCAATTGACAGCTTGTTCATGAACGAAATAAAATAGATATATAAAATAACTGATAATTAGGGGACATAAAAATGATTGGAGTTTATGAGGAAAATATAAATACAATACCAGGATTAGTTGTGGTTGATACGGAAAAAGAAAATAAAGCATTACCTATCCTCACCTATTTCCATGGGTTCACAAGTTCAAAGGAAATTAATTTACCTTTAGCATACTTACTGGCTGATAAGGGATATCGCGTCGTGCTTCCAGATAGCAAATATCACGGAGAACGTGAGACAGAAATTTCATCAACTAAAATGCAAATTTCGTTTTGGGATATTGTCATGAAAAATGTTGAAGAGCTTCAAGTAATTAAAGATTACTTTGATGAAAAAGGTTTGATTTTAAATGACCGATTTGGTGTGGCTGGAACGAGTATGGGAGGTATTACGACGTCTGCAGCTCTAACGCAATATTCCTGGATTAAAGTTTCTGCCGTATTGATGGGATCACCAAAAATCGCGACATATGCCCAAACATTGGTTTCAAGCTTTAGGGAAATGGGGGAACTTCCTATTACCGAAGAAATGATTGATCAGCTATATGAACAGCTAAAACTGTATGATATATCCACACAAACAGATAAGCTAAAGGACAGGCCACTATTATTCTGGCATGGTGAAAGTGATGCTGTCGTGCCATTTGATCATTCGTATACATTTTATGAAGAAGTGAAGAAACTATATAAAAACCCGGATAACATTCAATTTTTAAAGGAAGCAAATCAAGGTCATAAAGTAAGTCGACCCGCCATTCTGGAAACGGTAAAATGGTTTGACAAGCATCTATGATGTCTTCATCTTCATTAGAAACGTAGCTTCTTAATTCTTAATTTATTAAAAGACATCCATAAGTGATTTAAATCATTTAAAAATCTGTAAAATTGTGTTTAAATGTAGGTAAGGATAATACGAGGGAGGTTAAGATAATGGATGAAGCTTTAAAAGAAAATATGATGGGTGCACTTGAGAATGTAATCGACCCAGAGTTAGGAATTGATATTGTTAACCTTGGATTAATATATGATGTAGAATTAAATGATGAAGGCTTAGCTACAGTAACCATGACGTTAACAGCAATGGGCTGTCCACTAGCAGGACACATTGAACAAGATGTCAGAGGTGCACTTGAAGATATTCCTGAAGCAAAAGATGTAGATGTTAATATTGTTTGGGATCCACCATGGGGCAAAGATAAAATGTCTCGTTATGCTAAAATTGCTTTAGGTATCCCAGATTGATTTACATTCAGAGGTAGACGTCAAAGGATGTCTACCTCATTTTTTTTTGCAGATAGGAGAGCATAAAACTAAGAATCCCCTATTAACGAGTGACTACCCAAAATTCTATTCCTTAAAATAACTCATCTTCCAGTGCATCTGTATCTAAAATCATAAAGCCAGCTTTGTCTGTGGTGAAAAAGTTGTTCTTTTTAAGATTTGTTAATGTCCGGCTTACTGTTTCGCGACTGGACCCAATCATATTTGCCAATTCTCTATTGGTAAAATGTGTGGTTAAATGAATTTTATCCTTCTCCGTTTCTTTCCCGTAACTTTTTGATAGGCGTAATAAGAGCAAAATAATTTGTTCATACGTATTCCGCAAAATCTTCTCTTCAAGGCGACTTTGTAAGTCAACAATGATATCTCCTAAAACACTTAATAACTTTACACTGATCTCTGGATGTGTAATAAGAAAGTTTTCAAAAGAATGGATTGGAATGTAGATTAAAGTAGCTTCTTCTAAAACCTCAGCATGTGCTGGATAGTCATCCTTACGAAAGAAACCTTGATGTGGAAACATGTCGCCACCTTGTAGCACATTTACAATTTGCTCTCTTCCTTGAAAGTCTGTTTTATATATTTTTATTTTTCCTTGATGGATAAAATAAACATTCGTTAATGGGTCACCTTGCATAAAAATATGGGTTTTTTGTCGATAAACTCGATTTTTAGCTAAATCAATTATTGGTTCCATCTCAAAGTCTGTCAGATCTTTGAACAATGGGAAACGTTGTAAAAGCTCTTGTATTGATTGTGATTTCATTTGGATATCCCTTTCTACTAGTCCATGTTAGTACTATTCTAACACGATGTGCTTTACATCACTTCTTTTCCGTTATTTTACATTTATAATTCACTCATAGTAAACAATATGAACAATCAGGTGGACACGTGATGAATGATATAGACTATTCCGCTACACTTCAAGCACCTATCAAACGACCATGACCCAAAACCATTGCATTATCAATTCATGATGGAAAGAGGAGAAGGTACATTTACATGGGAGTATCTTAAAGAAGGTCCGAATCTTTGGCGAGTAGCTATCGGAAAAAAATAAGGCACTACTATACCCTTGAAGACATTTTCAAGGGTTATTTTTGGCAAATTGGAAATATAAAAAATCCTATTTGTGCTAAAATCGTCACGTCCAGCTATATAATTTCCTGCTATACAGTTGTACAAACAGTAACAAAGTACAGGGAAGTGACCAATATCACTACCTCATGAAGAAGGACGTATTACAATTTAAGTAGACTTTTGAGGAGGGCTACTATGTTATCTCGCGATTATAATCAAGATCCGTTTATTGTCATTTGGGAATTGACTCGTGCTTGCCAATTAAAATGCCTGCATTGCCGTGCAGAGGCGCAACATCATCGGCATCCCTTAGAATTGACATTTGAAGAAGGTCAAAAACTAATCGATGATATATATGAAATGAATAATCCAATGCTTGTTTTTACAGGTGGAGATCCTTTAGAGCGTCAAGATGTGTTTGATATTGCTGAATATGCTGTACAAAAAGGTGTACGTGTATCGATGACACCATCAGCTACCCCGAATGTAACAAAAGAAGCAATGAAAAAAGCAAAAGATGTAGGTCTTGCCAGATGGGCATTCAGTATTGATGGTCATTGTAAGGAAGTACATGATCATTTTCGTGGTACAGAGGGGTCATTTGATTTAACAATGAATGCCATCAATTATTTAAATGAATTAGAAATGCCGTTACAAATCAATACGGTTATATCCAACTATAATTATGAGTACTTAGATGAGATGGCTGCGATGGTTGAAAAGCTTGACTGCGTATTATGGAGTGTGTTTTTCCTTGTCCCAACAGGGAGAGGGAAAGAATCGGATATGATATCACCAGCAGAGCACGAGCGCGTTCTGCGCTGGCTTTATAAATTATCGAAACGGGTGCCGTTTGATATAAAAACCACTGCGGCACAACATTACCGCCGTGTTGTTATTCAAAGTAAAATACGTGAACAAAAAGGGAAAAGCGATAAGGAAAATATATTCTATGAGGATGCATTAATGAGTGGTAAAATCGATCAAATTGATGGGCTAGGCCGTGCGCCAAAAGGGGTGAACGATGGCAATGGATTTGTATTTATTTCTCATACAGGGGATGTATTTCCAAGTGGTTTATTACCCATAAAAGCAGGAAATGTACGCCAAACACCACTGGCAACGATTTACCGAGAATCGGAAGTGTTTCAAAATTTACGCAGTCCAGATAAATATAAAGGAAAGTGTGGCGTGTGTGAGTTTCGTCATGTGTGTGGTGGTTCCAGGTCCAGAGCATATAATGTTACGGGGGACTATATGGAAAGTGAACCATATTGTGTTTACATTCCTAAAGCAATGCGCGAGGAAAGAAAGCAAAAGCAATGAATAAATAAGAAAAAACAAAAACAGCAGAATAGTTTGCTGTTTTTGTTTCTTCTATCGCAGTTTAACGGGCAGGTCGACTAAATACGGCTCGTCCCACCGAGACCAGTGTCGTAACGGCAACACTAGTACGTAACTCCCGCTGAATAAAGTTTTCCTTTATAAAAATAGGATAACCAGTATACCAACGATGAAGCAATAGATGGCGAAATATCCTAATTTTCCTTTTGCCATGATGTGAATAAACCATTTCAAAGCAAAGAATGATGCTATGATGGCAGCCATAAATGCGATCAAATAAGGAATGATCAAAGTGTCAATGTTCGGATCGTTTATAATATCCGTTATGGATAACACCGTTATTCCAAGACTGACCGGAATATAGAGGAGGAACGAAAAACGCAATGCGGTTTCCTTTTTCATCCCTACAAGCATTGCTGCAACAATGGTAGCGCCCGAGCGGCTGATTCCAGGAATTAATGCAACTGCCTGAGAGAATCCAACGATAAGTGCATCCTTAACCGTCAGTTCACCATCACTTTTTCTTCCACGTAAATTACGAATAGCCCACAGGGCAGCACCAGTAATAAGCAATGTGTATCCTACCACAGCTACCCCACTGAGTTTTTCACTAATGAAGTCCTCAAATAATAAGCCCAATATCCCCGTAGGAATTGTTGCAATGATAAGGAATAGAATAAATTGAAAATCCGCCTTTGCATCTGCTTCTTTTTTGGTCAAATAAAGGAATCCATTTTTGATTAGACGAATAATGTCATTTCGAAAAACAAGCAATACAGCGATAAGCGATCCAAAATTAACTAATATTTCAAAAGACAACCCCTCAATTTCAATTCCAAGAAGCTCTCTTAATATAACAAGATGTCCACTTGAAGAAATGGGAATTGGTTCAGAGAATCCTTGAAATAACCCTAAAAATAAATAAGATATCAACGTCCACAGATCTGTCATTATATCCAATACATTTTCACCTTCTTTATAGATATTTTCATTACATACAAGTCACCTTACACCAACGATGTGAATAGGCTAGAATGTGAGGAGGCGATGAATGAAATGAATCATGATTATCATCATATATACGAATTATGTAAAAGTCATATGCATTCTTATGTACTTGTTGAAACGGTCGATGGTTCCAAGATAGATGGTATTGTTACCGGTTTAGATGACGAGTATGTTTATATTGCAGTACCTTTGGGTGGTAGTGAGGCAACGCAGCCTAACCCTCATCAACATATGGATCGTCAATCTGGATACGGTTATGGTTATCCTGGATATGGATCACCAGGTTATGGTTATCCAGGCTACGGGCCCCCTGGTTACGGTGCGTATCCACCAAGAAGATTCCAAAGACTTATCTTACCGCTAGCTGCACTAACGGCACTAAGTGTATTGCCTTGGTATTAGTACCGTAGAATTGCCAAAAGTGAAACCCTTGCCTATCAACCCAAAAGGCAAGGGTTTCCTAACTTTTACTGTTCTTTTTTTTCTTTTAATACAAATTCTCCCAAGACAATTACGATGATTGAAAAGATAACTCCAAGAATAAGTGCCTCTGAAAGAACGAATGGTTCACCTTCCATACTTGTTAGAACATAGGATAGGACAGTACTAATTATGATAGCCCATACTATTGTCATTATGTAACGCATTATTTACACCTCATCTTCTACTTTGTATCTTTTTTTAATCTGCTATTACTTACATTTTATTAAATACATTCTCATATAGTTTAGCAAATGAATTTATAAAATTAAAGTATTTATTTACTTCTTTAAATATAAGGGGGAGATACTCATGACCATACTAGTCGATAACTGCAATCATTGGATCGGATTTCATATTGTGAATGACCTGCTTCTAGCTAATTATACAGTTAATGGGATAGGTGATGAAAATAAGAACTTATCCATGTTTTTAGGAAGAAATAGTTCGTTTGAATTTGTGGGTCCGGATGTAAAGAAAAATTATGACACAGCAATAAGCATTGGTAATCAACTAGCTAGTATTCAATCAGATCGTACATTGATTATTAATGCCATTCATGAACAGAAAGACAATGAAGTGACAATAAAGGCCCCATTACTTTTTGGGGAATGGATGCCGATGGATGAGCATGGTCTTTATAGAAATAATGAACGTATTACGTTTGATTCAAACTATTTCAAAACAGAAGCGATCTACATTAAAGATTTTACCAATGGATTATTGCAATGGTTAAAAGCGGAATATTTACCGTCCAGTATGGATGTAGAGTCGGTAAGAAACAAGGTGAAAAAGAATGTTAAACTTGAAAGTTCTATTTATATTAGTGACAATAGACCTATAGAAGAAAACTTGGAAAATGTTCTCGAACACTATCATTTGTATAAAAGCTTTCACGAATGTTAATAAAATGTAACAGGGTTATGATTTGTTGTTAATTTAGTGAATCGATATAATTGGAGTAGCTATTCGAACTTGGATTGGAGTGCATGATGCTAAAAAAAATACGGATGATACTACTAACAAGCCTTGGAATAATCATACTATCTGGATGTAGTAACTATTTTGATACGGGGAACATACAAAATGTAGGTATGCTCATGGATGGCTCCATAGATGATAATCCATGGGCGGAAAAGGGATACGAAGGGTTACAAAATATAGGTGAGATTTATGATGTAAATGTATTTTCTGAGGAACATGTAACAACAGAGCAAGAAACGATGGAAGTAGTAGATGAATTTGTGAATGATGGGGTTAATCTTATTTTTGGTCATAGCAATAGTTATGGAGGACATTTTGCAGAAATAGCTTCCACTTATCCAGATGTCCACTTTGTCTATTTTAATGGTGGATATGTTGATGAGAACGTGACAAGTTTAAATTTCAATTCACATGCTATGGGATTTTTCGCGGGTATGTTGGCTGGTAAAATGACAGAAACAGATCAAATTGGAATGATGGCTGCTTACGAATGGCAACCAGAAATTGAAGGTTTTTATGAAGGCGTGAACTATGAAAACCCCACAGCGGTTGTACAAATAGAATTTAGCAACAAATATAATGAAACAAGTACTATTCCGCAAATATATGAAAATATGCGAAATGATGAAGTAGATGTTTTTTACCCGATTGGTGATTCATTCAATCAA
Proteins encoded:
- a CDS encoding YisL family protein encodes the protein MNTHLHVTSWVLAFILFAVAYVLHKQGKAKGAKIVHMVLRLIYLLILFSGVDLLFNYFTGGGMIGEAVFKGIAGIWAVLAMEMILVKMTRRESTKIWWIQAIIAIVITIALGFGRLPGGFLP
- a CDS encoding alpha-amylase family glycosyl hydrolase — encoded protein: MKRMAFMLIIIGFFLYNVTSIDSSAQEDRQLEEEIIYNIVVDRFNNGDFERNEQVRIDDPYAYHGGDLQGIINRLDDIQELGVTTISLSPIMENALDGYHGYWIEDFYSVEEQFGEMEDFHELIDEAHKRDMKVVMEFVTNYVGSSHSIVDDPEREDWIQEGNDVTADWADNVAVLNQDNPEVEAFLMDVARFWMEETDIDGFELHAVDQSSFSFLESFTAQIKEIDENFYLLGDILDTDQASEQLKEITEIDMIENQDLFESMTEVFAEEGNPVSAIYETWEESGSYSDLLYVDSKDTKRFSQMFAENGRNDLTTWSLALTYMYTTPGVPVIFQGSEMPMYGTDTAEVQQLVQFNAGSDELNEFHSRISSLRTQFPALKYGDFEQVGTSGAMSVFKRTYEDEEIYIAINNDTVLQAVSVSDIESGTRLRGHLGDNIVLEEDNGEHKIGLDRETAEVFVVETDTGLNWMFIGFIGVVFLLFIGGVIYLTRKQKRSE
- the yppF gene encoding YppF family protein, which produces MLMNEIMDAYEQEKKRSPKTTNDLLDFYQNKYITGDININYYQRIYHCLREKGAISAHEYA
- a CDS encoding DegV family protein, encoding MNTKILADSASDLSKDHYNEYDIEMVPLTVHLNEKEYKDVIDINPKTVYDAMREGKGTKTSQVSPETFKAIFTSYAQENQPLVYVAFSSELSGTYQTAKLMETEVKDEFPDAPLHVIDSKCASIGYGLVVLHVAKLAKNGASTDEIIEAATYQAEHMEHIFTVDDLEYLLRGGRVSKTAAFVGTLLKIKPILHVENGKLVPLEKVRGSKKLFPRMLEIMQDRGTDFQNQTIGISHGDDVERAEQLAEMIKEKFNPKEVVIEMVGSVIGAHAGPGTIALFFLNKPNK
- a CDS encoding YitT family protein; the encoded protein is MFIFESKRIAIVIFGAILNAMSLNFFLIGANVYASGFTGAAQLTASVFNDFLGIGITTGILLFLFNVPVLLLGWFKVGKGFTVYSLISVLFTTLALEFIPIIAFSEDIILNAVFGGVLAGAGVGLTLKLGASTGGMDIVAMLLSRMKDKPIGNYFLMLNAVIIAFAGMFYEPENALYTLLTLYVTTRVIDALHTRHDKLTAMIVTHKAVELQHEIHKTMVRGITILPAKGAYTNTDQNMLYLVITRYELYDLERIIGEVDPKAFTNIVQTTGIFGVFRKD
- a CDS encoding NifU N-terminal domain-containing protein yields the protein MAVHVEATPNPNALKFTSDKLIFEGTNSISVMPGDTSEHEIMNELMQLDGVDNVFGYQNFITINKQFDAEWDNVSPKVTEVMDKHGY
- a CDS encoding DUF3813 family protein, with product MANNLFQQAKDAVNAFRNGNENTNQQDKQAAQNAIQSAYDGATPEEQQKLQQLEQQLKQQNQLS
- a CDS encoding Cof-type HAD-IIB family hydrolase, with amino-acid sequence MKKHLIALDLDGTLLTDNKEISSYTKQIVLKAAEEGHIIVIATGRPHRASINYYHNLGLNTPMVNFNGALLHHPTDQKWDALHNPMPMRTAHKIIDACFDLNVHNMLAEVMDDVYLDQYDEKIIQIFQETQNDPPFTIGNIKHNLQEDPTSLLIHPKEDHIHQLRRHLNDYHAELIEHRKWGAPWNIIEIVKKGMNKAVGLQKVAYYYDIPAERIIAFGDEDNDLEMIEYAGVGVAMGNAIDELQSIAKHVTDTNEQDGIGIFLKEYLKL
- a CDS encoding alpha/beta fold hydrolase; the encoded protein is MIGVYEENINTIPGLVVVDTEKENKALPILTYFHGFTSSKEINLPLAYLLADKGYRVVLPDSKYHGERETEISSTKMQISFWDIVMKNVEELQVIKDYFDEKGLILNDRFGVAGTSMGGITTSAALTQYSWIKVSAVLMGSPKIATYAQTLVSSFREMGELPITEEMIDQLYEQLKLYDISTQTDKLKDRPLLFWHGESDAVVPFDHSYTFYEEVKKLYKNPDNIQFLKEANQGHKVSRPAILETVKWFDKHL